One genomic window of Pseudomonas aeruginosa includes the following:
- the lolA gene encoding outer membrane lipoprotein chaperone LolA, whose translation MRLIRTLFVAALAMGASLAHADDSAAVQRLTGLLNKAQTLTARFSQLTLDGSGTRLQETAGQLSLKRPGLFRWHTDAPNEQLLISNGEKVWLYDPDLEQVTIQKLDQRLTQTPALLLSGDISKISESFAITYKEGGNVVDFVLKPKTKDTLFDTLRLSFRSGKVNDMQMIDGVGQRTNILFFDVKMNEALDAKQFTFDVPPGVDVIQE comes from the coding sequence ATGCGACTGATCCGCACGTTGTTCGTTGCCGCCCTGGCCATGGGCGCTTCGCTGGCCCATGCCGACGACAGCGCCGCTGTCCAGCGCCTGACCGGCCTGCTGAACAAGGCCCAGACCCTGACCGCGCGTTTTTCCCAACTGACCCTGGACGGTAGCGGCACGCGCCTGCAGGAAACCGCCGGCCAACTGAGCCTGAAGCGGCCGGGACTGTTCCGCTGGCATACCGATGCGCCGAACGAGCAATTGCTCATTTCCAACGGCGAGAAGGTCTGGCTGTACGACCCGGACCTGGAGCAGGTGACCATCCAGAAGCTCGATCAGCGCCTGACCCAGACGCCGGCGCTGCTGCTCTCCGGCGACATCTCGAAGATCAGCGAAAGCTTCGCCATCACCTACAAGGAAGGCGGCAACGTAGTCGATTTCGTGCTCAAGCCGAAGACCAAGGACACCCTCTTCGACACATTGCGCCTGTCGTTCCGCAGCGGCAAGGTGAACGACATGCAGATGATCGATGGCGTCGGCCAGCGCACCAACATCCTGTTCTTCGACGTGAAGATGAACGAGGCGCTGGATGCCAAGCAATTCACCTTCGACGTTCCGCCGGGCGTCGACGTGATCCAGGAGTAA